Proteins found in one Gordonia sp. PDNC005 genomic segment:
- a CDS encoding glycerol-3-phosphate dehydrogenase/oxidase: MTSDMLIGHPSIDPSSLLSPSRRSADLARLAASPAVDLVVIGGGVTGAGVALDAVSRGLSTVLIESRDLAFGTSRWSSKLVHGGLRYLASGAVGIAYESAVERDALICTIAPHLVRPLPQVVPLTKDVNFFNAALTRTGFLAGDALRIAAKTPSSTLARSRRISASEVVELAPTVKQDGLRGGLLNWDGQLNDDARLVIGIARTAASLGATVLTHARADQVTGTSVDVTDELTGASFGIRAKAVVNATGVWAAQVDSAIALRPSRGTHLVMSQDSFNGLTAGLTVAVPGHFGRYVFALPQADGRVYVGLTDEEADGEIPDVPRPEESEIDFLLDTVNLALGTPLSRDDVIGTYSGLRPLLDSGSGETSDVSRKHAVLTRGDGLVTVVGGKLTTYRRMAQDAVDAAIQASGLTASECRTRALPLVGAAGPDVLAGVNAPDRLVAKYGTEAPAVVDLGASVPALASPVADGTEVTGAEFVFGVHAEGAITVDDVLERRSRLSLTPLVADAARPAAEAAF, from the coding sequence ATGACCTCCGACATGCTCATCGGCCACCCCTCCATCGACCCCTCGTCGCTTCTGTCACCTTCGCGTCGGAGCGCCGACCTGGCTCGGCTCGCTGCATCGCCGGCAGTGGATCTCGTGGTGATCGGCGGCGGCGTGACCGGTGCCGGTGTTGCCCTCGACGCCGTCTCGCGCGGCCTGTCGACGGTGCTCATCGAGAGCCGTGATCTTGCGTTCGGCACCAGCCGGTGGTCATCGAAGTTGGTGCACGGCGGCCTTCGATACCTGGCGTCCGGCGCAGTCGGCATCGCCTACGAGAGCGCCGTAGAGCGTGACGCGTTGATCTGCACGATCGCTCCGCACCTGGTGCGGCCGCTGCCGCAGGTGGTGCCGCTGACGAAGGACGTCAACTTCTTCAACGCCGCACTGACGCGGACAGGATTCCTCGCCGGTGACGCGCTGCGAATCGCCGCCAAGACACCTTCGTCCACACTGGCCCGCTCGCGGCGCATCTCCGCCTCCGAGGTTGTTGAGCTCGCGCCGACCGTCAAGCAGGACGGCCTGCGCGGCGGCCTCCTGAACTGGGACGGACAGCTCAACGACGACGCCCGTCTTGTGATCGGCATCGCGCGGACCGCGGCTTCACTCGGGGCGACCGTCCTGACCCACGCCCGCGCCGACCAGGTGACCGGAACGTCTGTCGACGTGACCGACGAACTCACCGGCGCCAGCTTCGGCATCCGCGCGAAGGCCGTCGTGAACGCGACCGGAGTATGGGCCGCACAGGTCGACTCCGCGATCGCCCTTCGCCCGAGCCGTGGCACTCATCTGGTGATGAGTCAGGACAGCTTCAACGGCCTGACGGCCGGACTCACCGTCGCCGTGCCCGGCCATTTCGGCCGCTACGTCTTCGCTCTCCCGCAGGCCGACGGCCGCGTGTACGTCGGGCTCACTGACGAGGAGGCCGATGGCGAGATTCCGGACGTTCCGCGGCCTGAGGAGTCGGAGATCGACTTCCTTCTCGACACGGTGAACCTCGCACTCGGCACACCGCTGTCTCGTGACGATGTCATCGGCACGTACTCCGGGCTGCGCCCCCTTCTCGATTCCGGATCGGGCGAGACGTCGGACGTCTCCCGCAAGCACGCCGTCCTGACACGCGGCGACGGACTGGTGACCGTGGTCGGCGGCAAGCTGACCACCTACCGTCGAATGGCACAGGATGCCGTCGACGCAGCGATCCAGGCGTCCGGCCTCACCGCATCCGAGTGCCGGACACGCGCATTGCCGCTGGTCGGGGCCGCGGGGCCGGACGTCCTCGCCGGCGTCAACGCGCCCGATCGTTTGGTCGCGAAGTACGGGACGGAAGCTCCGGCCGTCGTCGACCTCGGGGCATCCGTCCCAGCCCTCGCCTCGCCGGTGGCCGACGGCACCGAAGTGACCGGCGCCGAGTTCGTGTTCGGTGTGCACGCCGAGGGCGCGATCACCGTGGACGATGTTCTCGAGCGCCGATCCCGCCTCTCCCTCACCCCACTCGTCGCCGACGCCGCCCGCCCCGCCGCGGAGGCTGCGTTCTAG
- the dinB gene encoding DNA polymerase IV, which yields MRIEQFERADASILHADLDSFYASVEQRDHPHLRGRPVLVGGGVVLAASYEAKAVGVRSPMPGHEARALCPTAVTMPARFDAYMQASKAVFDVFRDVTPLVEGISVDEAFLDVSGLRKISGTPVEIAERLRERVRVDVGLPITVGVARSKFLAKVASAVGKPDGLLHVEAGRELDFLHPLPVRRLWGVGAKTEARLFDAGISTVGQIAELGESRMCGLLGRGTGAHLYALSMARDPRRVETGRRRRSIGAQRALGRRIKSESDIEATLLAIVDRLGVRLRKADRLTRTVVLRLRFQDFDAVTRSRSLPDPTDSTETILAVARGLLADAMPLVRARGCTLIGLSLTNLADHGAVQLTLPFDGDDHAAALDIAVDSLRGKFGRDAVTRGALINRHHGDDAPMLPD from the coding sequence ATGAGGATCGAACAGTTCGAACGCGCCGACGCGTCGATCCTCCACGCCGATCTCGACTCGTTCTACGCGTCGGTCGAGCAACGCGATCACCCGCATCTTCGTGGGCGTCCCGTGCTCGTCGGGGGCGGCGTCGTGTTGGCGGCGAGTTACGAGGCGAAAGCCGTCGGCGTCCGATCCCCGATGCCCGGTCACGAGGCGCGAGCATTGTGTCCGACGGCGGTGACGATGCCCGCGCGGTTCGACGCGTACATGCAGGCTTCGAAGGCGGTCTTTGATGTGTTCCGGGACGTGACGCCGCTGGTGGAGGGAATATCGGTCGACGAAGCGTTCCTCGACGTCTCCGGCCTGCGCAAGATCAGCGGGACGCCGGTCGAGATAGCGGAGCGCCTGCGGGAGCGTGTCCGGGTCGACGTCGGTCTGCCGATCACCGTGGGCGTGGCGCGCAGCAAGTTTCTGGCGAAGGTCGCGAGCGCGGTCGGCAAGCCGGACGGCCTTCTACATGTGGAGGCCGGGCGTGAACTCGACTTCCTCCATCCGCTTCCCGTGCGGAGGTTGTGGGGTGTGGGAGCGAAGACGGAGGCACGCCTGTTTGACGCCGGGATCTCGACAGTGGGGCAGATCGCCGAGTTGGGGGAGTCGCGCATGTGCGGGCTTCTCGGCCGCGGTACCGGCGCGCACTTGTACGCGCTGTCGATGGCCCGGGACCCGAGGCGGGTCGAGACAGGAAGGCGACGCCGATCGATCGGGGCACAGCGCGCGCTCGGACGTCGGATCAAGTCGGAGTCCGATATCGAGGCGACACTCCTGGCGATCGTCGACCGTCTCGGCGTCAGGCTTCGCAAGGCCGACCGGCTGACACGGACCGTGGTCCTTCGGCTTCGGTTTCAGGACTTCGACGCGGTCACCCGATCCCGCTCGCTGCCCGATCCGACGGACTCGACGGAGACGATCCTCGCGGTGGCACGCGGACTGCTCGCCGATGCGATGCCGCTCGTCCGGGCACGAGGCTGCACACTGATCGGGCTCTCATTGACGAATCTCGCCGACCACGGCGCCGTCCAACTCACCCTGCCGTTCGACGGCGACGATCACGCCGCCGCTCTCGACATCGCCGTCGACTCCCTACGTGGCAAGTTCGGCCGCGACGCCGTCACCCGCGGCGCACTGATCAACCGTCATCACGGCGACGACGCCCCGATGCTCCCCGACTAG
- a CDS encoding ABC transporter ATP-binding protein — protein MTAIIDANNLHRWYGHGDAAYHAVRGVDLTVDEGEVFALLGTNGAGKTSTLDLLEGLATPDDGTVAVFGLDPVNDRRAVRPDVGIMLQSGGLPAELTVAETLEMWRGTCSHPTTVDDVLGKVRLAGRADVRVGSLSGGEKRRVDLACALLGRPRLLFLDEPTTGLDPESRRATWTLLTDLKAAGVTMVLTTHYLDEAEALADRIAIMHAGAVSREGTLRDIVDAHPSTVTFDAPDVALPEFSGMHSEAGRVEIRTFALQRDLHRLLTWADAADVQLTGLAARAASLESVFLDIAGETTLATTGANR, from the coding sequence ATGACCGCGATCATCGACGCCAACAACCTGCACCGTTGGTACGGACACGGCGACGCCGCCTATCACGCGGTTCGCGGTGTCGACCTCACCGTCGACGAGGGCGAGGTGTTCGCCCTGCTCGGAACCAACGGTGCAGGCAAGACGTCGACCCTCGATCTTCTCGAAGGCCTGGCGACACCGGACGACGGAACGGTCGCGGTGTTCGGGCTCGATCCCGTCAACGATCGGCGGGCGGTCCGTCCAGACGTGGGCATCATGCTTCAGTCCGGAGGGCTGCCCGCCGAACTGACCGTCGCCGAGACTCTCGAGATGTGGCGCGGCACCTGCAGCCATCCGACCACCGTGGACGACGTTCTCGGGAAGGTCCGCCTCGCGGGCCGGGCAGACGTCCGAGTCGGCTCGCTGTCCGGCGGCGAGAAACGCCGCGTCGACCTGGCGTGCGCTCTGCTGGGCCGCCCGCGACTGCTCTTCCTCGACGAGCCGACCACCGGTCTCGATCCAGAGAGCCGGCGTGCCACCTGGACGCTCCTCACCGACCTCAAGGCCGCGGGCGTCACGATGGTTCTGACAACCCACTATCTCGACGAAGCGGAAGCACTCGCGGATCGGATCGCGATAATGCACGCCGGGGCCGTCTCGCGGGAGGGCACGCTGCGCGACATCGTCGACGCTCACCCATCCACCGTCACGTTCGACGCCCCGGACGTTGCACTCCCGGAGTTCAGCGGCATGCATTCCGAAGCGGGCCGAGTGGAAATCCGCACCTTCGCCCTCCAGCGCGACCTGCACAGGCTACTGACCTGGGCAGACGCCGCCGACGTGCAACTGACAGGTCTGGCGGCACGAGCAGCATCGCTCGAGTCGGTATTCCTCGACATCGCTGGAGAGACCACCCTTGCGACGACCGGAGCGAACCGATGA